The following coding sequences are from one Geothrix sp. window:
- the rpsF gene encoding 30S ribosomal protein S6 produces MRRYETIFIASPTLTDEQSDELVKQYEGIIAEQGGELLKTDKWGRKKLAYEVQKFSEGYYTLFEMNAGPDLIHELERRFRNNDAVIKYLSVRMDVAEKAAGRTKQRIEREAKRKAQAGIKERSAEEVMG; encoded by the coding sequence ATGCGTCGCTACGAGACCATCTTCATCGCCTCCCCCACGCTGACGGACGAGCAGAGCGATGAGCTCGTCAAGCAGTACGAGGGGATCATTGCCGAGCAGGGTGGCGAACTGCTCAAGACCGACAAGTGGGGCCGCAAGAAGCTGGCCTACGAAGTCCAGAAGTTCAGCGAGGGCTACTACACGCTCTTCGAAATGAACGCCGGCCCCGACCTCATCCACGAGCTCGAGCGCCGCTTCCGCAACAATGACGCCGTGATCAAGTACCTGAGCGTGCGCATGGACGTGGCCGAGAAGGCCGCAGGCCGCACCAAGCAGCGCATCGAGCGCGAAGCCAAGCGCAAGGCCCAGGCCGGGATCAAGGAACGTTCCGCTGAAGAGGTGATGGGATGA
- the fbaA gene encoding class II fructose-bisphosphate aldolase, which produces MPVVNPAQYAKMLEKAKQEKFAYPAFNVTSTETANAVLLGLKTAGADGIVQVSTGGAEFISGLGVKDMAKGAIALADYVHYMAQHYEVNVALHTDHCHPKYLEGFVLPLIAETEARRAVGRPNLFNAHMFDGSELGLADNIARSSELLKRCAASELILEVEIGVVGGEEDGHDTSGVGKDKLYTTPEDMVATHSALAPLGRYMLAATFGNVHGVYKPGNVVLKPTILRDGQAAIAKACGGANSLLVFHGGSGSSLDEIHETLDYGVIKMNIDTDTQYAFTRAIADHMFKNYDGVLKVDGEVGNKKTYDPRPYMKKAEQSMADRVIRACHDLRCAGKTMGRI; this is translated from the coding sequence ATGCCCGTCGTCAACCCCGCCCAATACGCCAAGATGCTCGAGAAGGCGAAGCAGGAGAAGTTCGCCTACCCCGCCTTCAACGTCACTTCGACCGAGACGGCCAATGCGGTGCTGCTGGGCCTCAAGACCGCCGGCGCCGATGGCATTGTCCAGGTGTCCACGGGGGGTGCCGAGTTCATCAGCGGCCTGGGCGTGAAGGACATGGCCAAGGGCGCCATCGCGCTTGCTGATTACGTGCACTACATGGCCCAGCACTACGAGGTGAACGTGGCCCTGCACACGGACCACTGCCACCCCAAGTACCTCGAAGGCTTCGTGCTGCCCCTCATCGCGGAAACCGAGGCCCGCCGGGCCGTGGGCCGCCCGAACCTGTTCAACGCCCACATGTTCGATGGGTCGGAACTGGGCCTGGCCGACAACATCGCCCGCTCCTCGGAGCTGCTGAAGCGCTGCGCCGCCAGTGAGCTCATCCTCGAAGTGGAGATCGGCGTCGTGGGCGGCGAGGAGGACGGTCATGACACCAGCGGCGTGGGCAAGGACAAGCTCTACACCACGCCCGAGGACATGGTGGCCACCCACTCGGCCCTGGCGCCCCTCGGCCGCTACATGCTGGCCGCCACCTTCGGCAACGTGCACGGCGTCTACAAGCCGGGCAACGTCGTGCTGAAGCCCACCATCCTGCGGGACGGCCAGGCGGCCATCGCCAAGGCCTGTGGCGGCGCGAACTCCCTGCTGGTGTTCCACGGCGGCTCGGGCTCCAGCCTCGATGAGATCCACGAGACGCTGGACTACGGCGTCATCAAGATGAACATCGACACGGACACCCAGTACGCCTTCACCCGCGCCATCGCCGACCACATGTTCAAGAACTACGATGGCGTGCTCAAGGTGGACGGCGAGGTGGGCAACAAGAAGACCTACGATCCCCGCCCCTACATGAAGAAGGCCGAGCAGAGCATGGCCGACCGCGTCATCCGCGCCTGCCACGACCTGCGCTGCGCCGGCAAGACCATGGGGCGGATCTGA
- a CDS encoding metallophosphoesterase family protein — translation MPSNLRRVLGHFAVALIVSSVAVAAAHGNESEDRDPVVLKFSTVGDSRQDPVAFDPTTGPLSAQDKIWLQNSKAWSRIMRSIEDERSSLLFFNGDMIMGYGLAGPAPSNSVVDVVGSDLMAFYRQYAFWRGMVAPLMEAGTYVVPVAGNHEVQSKPLGKKAQIENENAWRANMGDLIIDTARFKAIVGTEATNVNVQNNGVYDGLATDQSQLSYSFDVGDVHFAVVNTDPVGKDNVAPAGWLATDFGAAAARGARHFFAFGHKPAYTYYFGTNTPANPGISGLDKLPASRDAFWNVIEQYHATYFCGHEHEFNLMQPRGAAWQVIVGSGGSPFDAKPGEVTLNPATDRTYAWATVAIHRSGKVTLTARGFNDTFGPTHILKQVKLSAE, via the coding sequence ATGCCTTCGAACCTTCGTCGCGTCCTCGGCCACTTCGCGGTCGCCCTGATCGTCTCGTCGGTGGCCGTCGCCGCCGCCCACGGGAATGAATCCGAAGACCGTGACCCCGTGGTGTTGAAGTTCTCGACCGTGGGGGACTCCCGCCAGGATCCGGTGGCCTTCGATCCCACCACCGGTCCTCTCTCCGCCCAGGACAAGATCTGGCTGCAGAACAGCAAGGCCTGGTCCCGGATCATGCGGTCCATTGAGGATGAGAGATCCAGCCTGCTGTTCTTCAACGGCGACATGATCATGGGCTACGGGCTGGCGGGTCCGGCCCCCAGCAACAGCGTCGTGGACGTCGTGGGTTCGGATCTCATGGCCTTCTACCGCCAGTACGCCTTCTGGCGCGGCATGGTGGCCCCCCTGATGGAAGCCGGCACCTACGTGGTTCCGGTGGCGGGCAACCACGAAGTCCAGTCGAAGCCGCTGGGCAAGAAGGCCCAGATCGAGAACGAGAACGCCTGGCGCGCCAACATGGGCGACCTGATCATCGACACCGCCCGGTTCAAGGCCATCGTGGGCACCGAGGCCACGAACGTCAATGTCCAGAACAACGGCGTCTACGACGGCCTGGCCACCGACCAGAGCCAGCTGTCCTACAGCTTCGACGTGGGCGACGTCCACTTCGCCGTGGTCAACACCGACCCCGTGGGCAAGGACAACGTCGCCCCCGCCGGCTGGCTGGCGACCGACTTCGGCGCGGCCGCAGCCCGGGGCGCCAGGCACTTCTTCGCTTTCGGCCACAAGCCCGCCTACACCTATTACTTCGGGACCAACACCCCGGCGAATCCCGGCATCTCAGGACTCGACAAGCTTCCTGCCTCTCGCGATGCCTTCTGGAATGTCATCGAGCAGTACCACGCCACCTACTTCTGCGGTCACGAGCATGAATTCAACCTGATGCAGCCCAGGGGGGCCGCCTGGCAGGTGATCGTCGGATCCGGCGGATCGCCCTTCGATGCCAAGCCCGGCGAGGTGACCCTGAATCCGGCCACCGACCGCACCTACGCCTGGGCCACGGTGGCGATCCACCGCAGCGGGAAGGTCACCCTCACGGCCCGGGGTTTCAACGACACCTTCGGCCCCACCCACATCCTCAAGCAGGTGAAGCTCTCGGCGGAATGA
- the pth gene encoding aminoacyl-tRNA hydrolase → MWTLVPLGNPGPEYQDTRHNLGRLLLQRWLADRGLAPIPAKRFPSGTLYPLTDGLQALVPSTYMNLSGEACLQAAAAGIYPRRLVLLYDDKDLPLGTGRFRLDGSDGGHNGLRSVFGCLDTTEIARLRLGIGPFERPLVDWVLGHWTDSEWERIDGLDKPFARFLDLLAGAGDLGTLANQVNPAEFWSG, encoded by the coding sequence ATGTGGACCCTCGTGCCCCTCGGCAATCCCGGGCCTGAATATCAAGACACCCGGCACAACCTCGGTCGTCTGCTCCTGCAGCGCTGGCTGGCAGACCGGGGTCTCGCTCCTATTCCCGCGAAGCGGTTCCCCTCGGGCACGCTCTACCCGCTCACCGACGGGCTTCAGGCCCTGGTCCCCAGCACCTACATGAACCTGTCGGGCGAGGCCTGCCTCCAGGCCGCCGCCGCCGGCATCTACCCCCGCCGCCTGGTGCTGCTCTACGACGACAAGGACCTGCCCCTGGGCACAGGCCGGTTCCGCCTGGACGGCTCGGATGGCGGCCACAATGGCCTGCGCTCGGTCTTCGGATGCCTGGACACCACGGAGATCGCCCGCCTCCGCCTGGGCATCGGCCCCTTCGAGCGCCCCCTGGTGGACTGGGTGCTGGGCCACTGGACCGACTCCGAATGGGAGCGCATCGACGGTCTGGACAAGCCCTTCGCCCGCTTCCTGGACCTGCTGGCCGGCGCCGGGGACCTGGGCACCCTGGCCAATCAGGTGAACCCGGCCGAGTTCTGGAGCGGCTGA
- a CDS encoding DUF6677 family protein, with protein MSEPTPALKLPMPLRRQKAIKAAWKPLLVQWLVPGGGYWLIGEKGRAKVFFGVWVLFCVLGALQMQFGAVAGVKGGIFVPVQGSWLPTLGALGTLGIGPLYGAFAAAFGGAGTEPVRTLTQEYGATYVMVAGLLNWLCCFDLWDRITGRWIFRLPKDEQIQKAKDLAAKAE; from the coding sequence ATGTCCGAGCCCACGCCCGCCCTGAAGCTGCCCATGCCCCTCCGCCGCCAGAAGGCCATCAAGGCCGCCTGGAAGCCCCTGCTCGTCCAGTGGCTGGTGCCCGGGGGCGGCTACTGGCTGATCGGCGAGAAGGGCCGGGCCAAGGTCTTCTTCGGCGTGTGGGTGCTCTTCTGCGTGCTCGGCGCACTCCAGATGCAGTTCGGCGCCGTGGCCGGCGTGAAGGGTGGCATCTTCGTGCCCGTGCAGGGTTCCTGGCTGCCCACCCTGGGCGCCCTGGGCACCCTGGGCATCGGCCCCCTCTATGGCGCCTTTGCGGCGGCCTTCGGTGGAGCCGGCACGGAGCCCGTGCGGACCCTCACCCAGGAGTACGGGGCCACCTACGTGATGGTGGCCGGCCTCCTGAACTGGCTCTGCTGCTTCGACCTCTGGGATCGCATCACGGGACGCTGGATCTTCCGCCTGCCCAAGGATGAGCAGATCCAGAAGGCCAAGGACCTCGCCGCCAAGGCCGAGTGA
- the rpsR gene encoding 30S ribosomal protein S18, with translation MKRRADAKKGKPKKKKAFGGRRAKFCKFCVEKSLMIDYKDVKTLQAFTPERGKVLPRRTSGVCAVHQRELVEAIKRARNIALLPFATD, from the coding sequence ATGAAGCGCCGCGCCGATGCCAAGAAGGGCAAGCCCAAGAAGAAGAAGGCTTTTGGGGGACGACGCGCCAAGTTCTGCAAGTTCTGCGTCGAGAAGTCCCTCATGATCGACTACAAGGACGTGAAGACCCTCCAGGCCTTCACCCCCGAGCGCGGCAAGGTCCTGCCCCGCCGCACCAGCGGCGTCTGTGCCGTCCACCAGCGCGAGCTGGTGGAAGCCATCAAGCGCGCCCGCAACATCGCGCTGCTGCCTTTCGCCACCGACTAG
- the prfB gene encoding peptide chain release factor 2: MDFETLVRAKNELEPRVQQLVAHLDPERKALELEQIEERTAAPGFWDDPDAAKPLLQKRGTITNDIALAKRLSTGIEDLETGLELAREDSGMLAETEGVEADLRKAVEDAELRMMLSGELDNNHAIVAIAPGAGGTESQDWAAMLLRMYLRFCESKGWATEMIDYQDGEEAGIKGATFIVDAPFSYGYLRAEAGVHRLVRISPFDSAKRRHTSFAAVYVSPELDDTINVDIPEKDLKIDVFRASGAGGQHVNRTESAVRFTHLPTGIVVSCQNERSQIKNRATALKVLQGRLYELEQRKFLDKVAAASGDKADVAWGSQIRSYVLQPYQMVKDHRTGAETSQTQKVLDGDIDVFIRTQLLAKSLKAEG, translated from the coding sequence ATGGATTTCGAGACCCTGGTGCGGGCCAAGAACGAGCTGGAACCCCGCGTCCAGCAGTTGGTCGCCCACCTGGACCCCGAACGCAAGGCCCTGGAGTTGGAACAGATCGAGGAACGGACCGCGGCGCCCGGCTTCTGGGACGACCCCGATGCTGCCAAGCCCCTCCTCCAGAAGCGGGGCACCATCACCAACGACATCGCCCTCGCCAAGCGCCTCTCCACCGGGATCGAGGACCTGGAGACCGGTCTGGAGTTGGCCCGGGAGGATTCGGGCATGCTCGCCGAGACCGAGGGGGTCGAGGCCGATCTCCGGAAGGCCGTCGAGGATGCCGAGCTGCGGATGATGCTCAGCGGGGAGCTGGACAACAACCACGCCATCGTGGCCATCGCCCCGGGCGCAGGCGGCACCGAGAGCCAGGACTGGGCGGCGATGCTGCTGCGCATGTACCTGCGCTTCTGCGAGTCCAAGGGCTGGGCCACGGAGATGATCGACTACCAGGATGGGGAGGAGGCCGGCATCAAGGGCGCCACTTTCATCGTGGACGCCCCCTTCTCCTATGGGTATCTCCGGGCCGAGGCCGGCGTGCACCGCCTGGTGCGCATCAGCCCCTTCGATTCCGCCAAGCGCCGCCACACCAGCTTCGCGGCCGTGTACGTGAGCCCCGAGCTGGATGACACCATCAACGTGGACATCCCCGAGAAGGACCTGAAGATCGACGTGTTCCGCGCCAGCGGCGCCGGCGGCCAGCACGTGAACCGCACCGAGTCCGCCGTGCGCTTCACCCACCTGCCCACGGGCATCGTGGTGTCCTGCCAGAACGAGCGCAGCCAGATCAAGAACCGGGCGACGGCCCTCAAGGTGCTGCAGGGCCGGTTGTACGAACTGGAACAGCGGAAGTTCCTGGACAAGGTGGCCGCCGCCAGCGGCGACAAGGCCGACGTGGCCTGGGGCAGCCAGATCCGCAGCTACGTGCTCCAGCCCTACCAGATGGTGAAGGACCACCGCACTGGCGCAGAGACCAGCCAGACCCAGAAGGTGCTGGACGGCGACATCGATGTGTTCATCCGCACCCAGCTGCTGGCCAAGAGTCTCAAGGCGGAGGGTTAG
- a CDS encoding 50S ribosomal protein L25 encodes MSQEVLIVPKRETFGKAAIRELKQSGMIPAVVYGLTEPPVAIAISPKAVARVLASDTGMNSVMFLQREGTDIKRHVIIKDLQRDPITGRLRHVDFMRVDMTLKVRVKVPVRLLGTSIGVKGQGGVLDFAHREIEVECLPSLIPAHIDVDITNLNVGDSVRFEQLVLAPNVVITGDAHQVVCSVHGKAAEEELATPAAATEPEVAKKGKKDDKK; translated from the coding sequence ATGTCCCAGGAAGTCCTGATCGTCCCCAAGCGCGAAACCTTCGGCAAGGCCGCCATCCGTGAGCTGAAGCAGAGCGGCATGATCCCCGCCGTCGTCTACGGTCTCACCGAGCCCCCCGTCGCCATCGCCATCAGCCCCAAGGCCGTGGCCCGCGTGCTGGCCAGCGACACCGGCATGAACTCCGTGATGTTCCTCCAGCGTGAGGGCACGGACATCAAGCGCCACGTCATCATCAAGGACCTGCAGCGCGACCCCATCACCGGCCGTCTCCGCCACGTCGACTTCATGCGCGTGGACATGACCCTCAAGGTCCGCGTCAAGGTGCCCGTGCGCCTGCTCGGCACCTCCATCGGCGTGAAGGGCCAGGGCGGCGTGCTCGACTTCGCCCACCGCGAGATCGAGGTCGAATGCCTGCCCAGCCTCATCCCGGCCCACATCGATGTCGACATCACTAACCTCAACGTGGGTGACAGCGTCCGCTTCGAGCAGCTGGTCCTCGCCCCCAACGTCGTCATCACCGGCGATGCCCACCAGGTGGTCTGCTCCGTCCACGGCAAGGCAGCCGAGGAGGAACTCGCCACCCCGGCTGCCGCCACCGAGCCCGAAGTGGCCAAGAAGGGCAAGAAGGACGACAAGAAGTAG
- a CDS encoding spermidine synthase → MDTPGGPPAEGSLRLPALTIFLSAFLLFQVQPMVGKLVLPWFGGSAGVWTTCLLFFQTLLLLGYLYAHVVTHHLSHRGQLLLHGGLLVAAMLTLPLRLHPFFQPSGGAEPLGRLLGLLTLTVGLPYLLLSTTGPLVQAWVARRGQVPYRLFALSNLASMVALFSYPLLVEPYLPLRAQSWAWSAGFILFGTLVLTLARRVAREVPALPYDPNPAERPGAGMKALWIAFAAVPSALLMAVTTHLSTNVAPIPFLWVLPLGLYLLSFILCFDGTRWYRRGLFLGLTPVLLPLMALSLHPDFRWLDYRFEVLSRAAQWLGSVRGQVVLFSTGLFVACMMAHGELARRRPHPRFLTGFYLRLSLGGALGGVFVAWVAPRVFTTYLELPLGLAAALAVAGLSLAWEVGPRHRWQPVLAGAFGLLALGLGLQALHLDQSAEQVLVARGRNFYGTLAVYDDPAQSWRTLAHGTITHGGQFLDPRKAGRPATYYSLDSGVGLAIASLPEAPRKLGLVGLGAGSLAAYGRPGDHFRFYEINPLVEPFARRYFTYLGQSRARTEVVLGDARLSLEGEAPQGYDLLAIDAFSSDSIPVHLLTREAFALYFRNLKPDGVLAVHVSNKYLALQPVVRAAVDAFGKHARVVDTESDEEEGSYGSTWVLITQDGSFFDRPAFKGNEDVRRLPGASLLWRDDFSNLFRALK, encoded by the coding sequence GTGGACACTCCGGGCGGGCCCCCGGCGGAAGGCTCGCTCCGCCTGCCCGCCCTGACGATCTTCCTGAGTGCCTTCCTGCTCTTCCAAGTGCAGCCGATGGTGGGGAAGCTCGTCCTGCCGTGGTTCGGGGGCAGCGCCGGCGTCTGGACCACCTGCCTGCTCTTCTTCCAGACCCTGCTGCTGCTGGGCTACCTGTATGCCCACGTGGTGACCCATCACCTCTCCCACCGGGGCCAGCTGCTGCTGCATGGCGGTCTGCTGGTGGCGGCCATGCTCACCTTGCCCCTGCGGTTGCATCCCTTCTTCCAGCCCTCTGGCGGCGCGGAGCCCCTGGGGCGTCTCCTGGGCCTGCTGACGCTGACCGTGGGCCTGCCCTACCTGCTGCTCTCCACCACCGGGCCCCTGGTGCAGGCCTGGGTGGCCCGCCGGGGCCAGGTCCCCTACCGCCTCTTCGCCCTGTCCAACCTGGCCTCCATGGTGGCTCTCTTCTCCTACCCGCTGCTCGTGGAGCCCTACCTTCCCCTGCGGGCCCAGTCCTGGGCCTGGTCGGCGGGATTCATCCTGTTCGGCACGCTGGTCCTCACCCTGGCACGCCGGGTGGCCCGCGAAGTCCCGGCCCTTCCGTACGATCCCAACCCCGCGGAGCGACCGGGGGCGGGGATGAAAGCGCTCTGGATCGCCTTCGCCGCGGTGCCCTCCGCCCTGCTGATGGCCGTCACCACCCACCTCAGCACCAACGTGGCCCCCATCCCCTTCCTGTGGGTACTGCCCCTGGGGCTCTACCTGCTGAGCTTCATCCTCTGCTTCGATGGGACCCGCTGGTACCGACGCGGCCTCTTCCTGGGCCTGACCCCGGTCCTGCTGCCCCTCATGGCGCTGTCGCTCCATCCGGACTTCCGCTGGCTGGACTACCGGTTCGAGGTCCTGAGCCGGGCCGCGCAGTGGCTGGGTTCCGTGCGCGGCCAGGTGGTCCTCTTCAGCACCGGCCTCTTCGTCGCGTGCATGATGGCCCACGGCGAGCTGGCCCGGCGGCGGCCCCATCCCCGGTTCCTGACGGGGTTCTACCTCCGCCTGAGCCTCGGCGGGGCCCTGGGCGGGGTCTTCGTGGCGTGGGTGGCACCCCGGGTCTTCACCACCTACCTGGAGCTGCCCCTGGGCCTGGCGGCCGCGCTCGCCGTGGCCGGCCTGTCCCTGGCCTGGGAGGTCGGTCCCCGGCACCGCTGGCAGCCGGTCCTCGCCGGAGCCTTCGGTCTGCTGGCCCTGGGGCTCGGCCTCCAGGCGCTCCACCTGGACCAAAGCGCCGAGCAGGTCCTGGTGGCCCGGGGCCGGAACTTCTACGGCACCCTGGCGGTCTACGATGATCCGGCCCAGTCCTGGCGCACCCTGGCCCACGGCACCATCACGCACGGCGGCCAGTTCCTCGATCCCCGGAAGGCCGGCCGACCCGCCACCTACTACAGCCTGGACTCCGGCGTGGGGCTGGCCATCGCCAGCCTGCCTGAGGCCCCCCGGAAGCTGGGCCTGGTGGGCCTGGGCGCCGGCAGCCTCGCGGCCTACGGCCGCCCCGGCGACCACTTCCGCTTCTACGAGATCAATCCGCTGGTGGAGCCCTTCGCCCGGCGGTACTTCACCTACCTGGGCCAGAGCCGGGCCCGCACGGAGGTTGTGCTGGGCGACGCCCGCCTGAGCCTGGAAGGCGAGGCGCCCCAGGGCTACGACCTGCTGGCCATCGACGCCTTCTCCAGCGATTCCATCCCGGTACACCTCCTGACCCGCGAGGCCTTCGCCCTGTACTTCCGGAACCTGAAGCCCGACGGGGTGCTGGCGGTGCATGTCTCGAACAAGTACCTCGCCCTCCAGCCCGTGGTGCGGGCGGCCGTGGATGCCTTCGGCAAGCACGCCCGGGTCGTGGACACCGAATCGGACGAGGAGGAGGGCAGCTACGGCTCCACCTGGGTGCTGATCACGCAGGACGGGTCCTTCTTCGACCGGCCCGCCTTCAAGGGCAACGAGGACGTGAGACGCCTGCCAGGGGCATCACTGCTCTGGCGCGACGACTTCAGCAACCTGTTCCGGGCCCTGAAGTAG
- a CDS encoding DUF2846 domain-containing protein — protein sequence MSSLFSSRSLRTHLAGLLLAGSCFAQEPKPTPTPEPAPAPAPAPIPAPAPAPAPAPAGEKPAQAPEATPPPVAVPPTEAKPAEAPKPAEAAAVARLVCYREKKFAGSALHHSIFLDGVEIGDLNNGTYFIVKVAPGEHKMHADEKKDEFAFTVEAGKTYYFKTEIQMGFWKGHGKIGPVEAAFGAGEFTKWKGEDRLKYTPAGDLKKVDLLEMP from the coding sequence ATGTCCTCCCTGTTCTCATCCCGTTCCCTGCGCACGCACCTGGCCGGGTTGCTCCTGGCCGGTTCCTGCTTCGCCCAGGAGCCCAAGCCCACCCCCACGCCGGAACCCGCGCCTGCGCCTGCTCCCGCGCCTATTCCCGCTCCCGCTCCTGCCCCTGCGCCTGCCCCGGCCGGTGAGAAGCCGGCCCAGGCGCCTGAGGCCACCCCGCCACCCGTGGCCGTGCCCCCCACCGAGGCCAAGCCCGCTGAGGCCCCCAAGCCGGCCGAGGCCGCCGCGGTCGCCCGCCTGGTCTGCTATCGCGAGAAGAAGTTCGCCGGGTCCGCCCTGCATCACAGCATCTTCCTGGACGGCGTCGAGATCGGCGACCTGAACAACGGTACCTACTTCATCGTCAAGGTCGCGCCTGGTGAGCACAAGATGCACGCCGACGAGAAGAAGGACGAGTTCGCCTTCACGGTCGAGGCCGGGAAGACCTACTACTTCAAGACCGAGATCCAGATGGGCTTCTGGAAGGGGCACGGGAAGATCGGCCCCGTCGAGGCCGCCTTCGGTGCCGGCGAGTTCACCAAGTGGAAGGGCGAGGACCGGCTCAAGTACACGCCTGCGGGCGACCTGAAGAAGGTGGACCTGCTCGAGATGCCGTGA
- the ppk1 gene encoding polyphosphate kinase 1 has translation MFHPIPRPEELLNRELSWLDFNARVMEEAEDSTVPLLERVKFLSIVSSNWDEFFMVRVAGIWRQIDAGITQPGPDGLTPRQLLERVSSRIHAYSARQHELFHAILEPQLEAAGIRVLDPAHLDEAQGAFVLDYFERSLLPLITPLAVDTGHPFPRLGNRALVLVVELEPDEDLLDGDLPASELSFIHVPTGLASRFLRVPSNPGSHAFVMLEDVVRHHLSRLFLGYTVKSCHAIRVTRDSDLPVEEDPSEDLLKTVEEGLRDRRRGAVVRLQYEHGLSTPVLDLLIEEMELSPEDLYPCSGLTAFSDLMQLYGQLDLPHLKDMPLPPLPVPQLDQAGNIFDAISKNDILLNHPYQSFDDSVVRFVREAAEDPKVLAIKMTLYRVTANSPVAAALERAAERGKQVAAIVELRARFDEAANIAWARRLEKTGVHVVYGLPNHKIHCKACLVVRQEAGGIKRYCHLGTGNYNERTSRLYSDIGLLTARPEFGEDLSNLFNMLTGYTRPPRFHRILLAPQHLKKALKARIQREIDHARAGRTARMVLKMNALVDPQLIQMLYEASREGVKVDLIVRGTCCLRPGVPGLSENIRALSILDRFLEHARIYHFANDGEPETLLSSADLMPRNLDRRVELAFPLVNPLLAAQVMEMVELQLHDTLKGRVLGPQGEVLHRGLDPQDPPLRSQLRIYEHTLLASGVGALTQKLGPLDPDI, from the coding sequence GTGTTCCACCCCATCCCCCGCCCCGAGGAACTGCTCAACCGCGAGCTGAGCTGGCTGGATTTCAATGCCCGGGTGATGGAAGAGGCCGAGGATTCCACCGTGCCCCTGCTGGAGCGGGTGAAGTTCCTCAGCATCGTGTCCAGCAACTGGGACGAGTTCTTCATGGTGCGGGTGGCGGGCATTTGGCGGCAGATCGATGCCGGCATCACCCAGCCCGGACCGGATGGTCTGACGCCCCGCCAGCTGCTGGAGCGCGTCTCCTCCCGCATCCACGCCTACTCCGCCCGGCAGCACGAGCTCTTCCACGCCATCCTCGAGCCCCAGCTGGAGGCGGCGGGCATCCGCGTCCTCGACCCGGCCCACCTGGATGAGGCCCAGGGCGCCTTCGTCCTGGACTACTTCGAGCGCAGCCTGCTGCCCCTGATCACACCCCTGGCCGTGGACACGGGCCACCCCTTCCCCCGCCTGGGCAACCGGGCCCTGGTGCTGGTGGTGGAGCTGGAGCCGGACGAGGACCTGCTGGACGGGGACCTGCCCGCCTCCGAGCTCTCCTTCATCCACGTGCCCACGGGCCTGGCCTCGCGCTTCCTCCGGGTGCCTTCGAACCCCGGCTCCCACGCCTTCGTCATGCTCGAGGACGTGGTTCGGCACCACCTGTCGCGGCTCTTCCTCGGCTACACCGTGAAGAGCTGCCACGCCATCCGCGTCACCCGCGATTCGGACCTGCCGGTGGAGGAAGATCCCTCCGAGGACCTGCTGAAGACCGTGGAGGAGGGACTCCGCGACCGGCGTCGCGGCGCGGTGGTCCGCCTCCAGTACGAGCACGGCCTGTCCACGCCGGTGCTGGATCTGCTCATCGAGGAGATGGAGCTGAGCCCCGAGGACCTCTACCCCTGCTCGGGCCTCACGGCCTTCTCGGACCTGATGCAGCTCTACGGGCAGCTGGACCTGCCCCACCTCAAGGACATGCCCCTGCCGCCCCTGCCCGTGCCCCAGCTGGACCAGGCCGGCAACATCTTCGATGCCATCTCCAAGAACGACATCCTGCTGAACCATCCCTACCAGAGCTTCGACGACAGCGTCGTGCGGTTCGTGCGGGAGGCAGCAGAGGATCCGAAGGTCCTTGCCATCAAGATGACCCTCTACCGCGTGACGGCCAACAGCCCGGTGGCGGCGGCCCTGGAGCGCGCCGCCGAGCGGGGCAAGCAGGTGGCGGCCATCGTGGAGCTGCGGGCCCGCTTCGACGAGGCCGCCAACATCGCCTGGGCCCGGCGCCTGGAGAAGACGGGCGTCCACGTGGTCTACGGCCTGCCCAACCACAAGATCCACTGCAAGGCCTGCCTCGTGGTGCGGCAGGAGGCCGGCGGCATCAAGCGCTACTGCCACCTGGGCACCGGCAACTACAACGAGCGCACCAGCCGGCTCTATTCGGACATCGGGCTGCTCACGGCTCGGCCCGAGTTCGGCGAGGATCTGTCGAACCTCTTCAACATGCTCACGGGCTACACACGGCCGCCCCGGTTCCATCGGATCCTGCTGGCGCCCCAGCACCTGAAGAAGGCCCTGAAGGCGCGCATCCAGCGGGAGATCGACCACGCCCGCGCCGGCCGGACCGCCCGCATGGTCCTCAAGATGAACGCCCTGGTGGACCCCCAGCTCATCCAGATGCTCTACGAGGCCAGCCGCGAGGGCGTGAAGGTGGACCTGATCGTGCGCGGCACCTGCTGCCTGCGCCCCGGCGTGCCGGGGCTGTCGGAGAACATCCGTGCCCTGTCCATCCTGGACCGCTTCCTGGAGCACGCGCGGATCTACCATTTCGCCAACGACGGCGAGCCCGAGACCCTGCTCTCCAGCGCCGACCTCATGCCCCGGAACCTGGACCGCCGCGTGGAGCTGGCCTTCCCCCTGGTGAACCCGCTGCTCGCGGCCCAGGTCATGGAGATGGTCGAGCTGCAGCTGCACGACACGCTCAAGGGGCGCGTGCTCGGGCCCCAGGGCGAGGTGCTGCACCGCGGCCTGGATCCCCAGGATCCGCCGCTGCGGAGCCAGCTGCGGATCTACGAGCACACCCTTCTCGCCAGCGGCGTGGGGGCCCTCACCCAGAAGCTGGGACCGCTGGATCCGGACATCTGA